Proteins found in one Triticum urartu cultivar G1812 chromosome 4, Tu2.1, whole genome shotgun sequence genomic segment:
- the LOC125550145 gene encoding protein SRC2 homolog → MHPHLENAYHILPNQRRRAHFPVKHDGLHRTIPSALSPIYAVATAHRLPYPIHHRSNHIIITGLHRRLAGVQPTTTTKAKMGSRYEVEITVGSARDLKNVNWRNGDLKPYAVLWIDAGARCSTRVDLDNGDNPAWDEKVVVPLPPASRLEDAVLYIDVVHANAAEGVKPLVGSARLPLRDVGGKASRNLRLKRPSGRPQGKLDVRVAVKEPARYYDNNPGGYPAPAGYGSSRDAYGGGYGAGAGAYGAAAGAGGYGAYAAAAPPSGYPGYGSAAPPPQAATPYGSAPPPYGAAPPTQGAGAYGSSVQPAYGAAAQQTQGAGGYGSSASAYGAGQGAGYGGTTGVGLDQSGGKTKKKGMGMAGGLAVGAAAGVLGGLALAGGASYVENKIEDRVTERVEEDMYGGGGGGGYDDYGGDDDY, encoded by the coding sequence ATGCATCCTCACCTAGAAAATGCATACCATATCCTACCAAACCAAAGACGCCGGGCCCACTTTCCAGTCAAACATGACGGGCTGCACCGCACCATCCCCAGTGCACTCTCGCCTATTTATGCCGTCGCCACCGCCCACCGGCTTCCATATCCCATCCACCACCGTAGcaaccacatcatcatcaccggcctccatcgccgcctcgccggagtacaaccaaccaccaccaccaaggCCAAGATGGGCTCGCGGTACGAGGTGGAGATCACCGTCGGCTCCGCGCGGGACCTCAAGAACGTCAACTGGCGCAACGGCGACCTCAAGCCCTACGCCGTGCTCTGGATCGACGCCGGCGCGCGCTGCTCCACCCGCGTCGACCTCGACAACGGCGACAACCCCGCCTGGGACGAGAAGGTCGTCGTCCCGCTCCCGCCCGCCAGCCGCCTGGAGGACGCGGTCCTCTACATCGACGTCGTCCACGCCAACGCCGCCGAGGGGGTCAAGCCGCTCGTCGGCTCGGCACGGCTGCCTCTCCGCGACGTCGGTGGCAAGGCGTCCAGGAACCTGAGGCTGAAGCGGCCCTCCGGAAGGCCCCAGGGGAAGCTTGACGTCCGCGTCGCCGTCAAGGAGCCGGCCAGGTACTACGACAACAACCCTGGTGGCTACCCGGCGCCCGCGGGGTACGGCTCCTCCCGTGATGCCTACGGTGGTGGGTACGGCGCTGGCGCTGGCGCGTACGGCGCCGCGGCGGGGGCCGGAGGCTACGGCGCGTACGCGGCAGCCGCGCCTCCGTCGGGGTACCCGGGCTACGgctccgccgcgccgcctccgCAGGCAGCAACACCGTACGGCTCCGCTCCACCGCCCTACGGCGCCGCGCCGCCGACCCAGGGAGCAGGCGCGTACGGCTCCTCTGTTCAGCCGGCATACGGCGCCGCCGCGCAGCAGACTCAGGGAGCGGGCGGGTACGGCTCCTCTGCTTCTGCTTACGGCGCGGGTCAGGGGGCAGGGTACGGTGGCACGACGGGGGTGGGCCTGGACCAGAGCGGCgggaagacgaagaagaagggGATGGGGATGGCGGGCGGGCTGGCGgtgggcgcggcggcgggcgtgCTGGGCGGGCTGGCGCTGGCGGGCGGGGCGAGCTACGTGGAGAACAAGATCGAGGACCGCGTGACGGAGCGCGTGGAGGAGGACATgtacggcggcggcggcggcggtgggtaCGACGACTACGGCGGCGACGACGACTACTAG